A stretch of Blautia liquoris DNA encodes these proteins:
- a CDS encoding IS110 family transposase — MEKTDPLPLDAYLIADFARVGRTKKCEPWRGSQFLALKRLTRHRLHLAECITREKTHMVSNLYLKFSELQLLDDGSQPFSNIYGTTASAVLTEFMSLQDIIDTPEEELLQFLAKKSRNRITDISRTSNLLKKAARDSYRLDKCMYEPLNVSLASSFNCIQTYHKEIKLMDQAIERCINGMNPNAFTILKSIPGICPVGFRNDC, encoded by the coding sequence ATGGAGAAAACAGATCCCCTTCCCCTTGATGCATATCTGATTGCAGATTTCGCAAGGGTCGGGCGTACCAAAAAATGTGAGCCATGGCGAGGTAGTCAGTTCCTGGCTCTCAAAAGACTGACCAGACATCGGCTTCATCTGGCTGAATGCATCACCAGAGAAAAGACCCACATGGTTTCCAACCTCTACTTAAAATTCAGCGAGCTACAGCTTTTAGATGATGGCAGCCAGCCATTCAGTAACATTTATGGAACGACTGCCTCCGCTGTCCTGACAGAATTTATGTCTTTGCAGGACATCATTGACACTCCGGAAGAAGAGCTACTGCAGTTCCTCGCAAAGAAGAGCAGGAACCGTATCACAGATATCTCCAGAACCTCGAACCTTTTAAAGAAGGCAGCCAGAGATTCTTATCGTCTGGACAAGTGCATGTATGAGCCGCTAAATGTGTCACTGGCAAGTTCATTCAACTGCATCCAGACTTATCATAAGGAAATCAAGCTGATGGATCAGGCCATCGAGAGATGCATCAATGGAATGAATCCAAATGCATTTACCATCCTGAAATCCATCCCCGGCATATGCCCGGTCGGCTTCCGGAATGATTGCTGA